Proteins from one Mercurialis annua linkage group LG7, ddMerAnnu1.2, whole genome shotgun sequence genomic window:
- the LOC126655771 gene encoding ornithine decarboxylase-like: protein MAFHLLTETNGRIPSSLISDVISRVKCQYQVVTHQTDSMNNFIRSISDNQQEAEPFYVLDLGVAVRLLDKWNQYLPTVKPFYAVKCNPDPALLFLLASLGTNFDCASRAEIEIVLGLGVNPNRIIYANPCKMVSHIKYAASVGVNLTTFDSKDEIDKIKKWHPKCELLVRIKVDDESSWRSMGNKFGASLDEVVPLLQHAYQAGLKVTGVSFHVGTKASEAKVYRDAISAARYVFDAASELEMPEMHILNIGGGFKDSPLFDEIGRTVNDSVQEYFPNQSSSLKVIAEPGRFFAETAFTMVTNVIGKRARGRQIEYWIDDGTLGSFNLGAYDHSSMMFKPLLRNEDGEAQLSTIFGPTCNSLDIVASECKLPELKVGDVIVFYNMGAYTTSAASKFNGFNRFEMPTYLVYSTPD from the coding sequence ATGGCATTCCATTTGCTAACTGAGACCAATGGTCGCATCCCCAGCAGCCTCATATCAGATGTTATTTCCAGGGTGAAATGCCAGTATCAAGTTGTTACGCATCAAACAGATTCGATGAACAATTTTATTAGATCGATTTCTGATAATCAGCAAGAGGCTGAACCTTTTTACGTTCTTGATCTCGGAGTTGCTGTGAGACTCCTGGATAAATGGAACCAATACCTACCAACTGTCAAGCCTTTTTATGCTGTTAAGTGCAATCCTGATCCTGCATTGCTTTTTCTTCTTGCAAGCCTCGGCACGAACTTTGATTGTGCCAGTCGAGCTGAGATCGAAATCGTTCTTGGGCTCGGTGTCAATCCTAACAGAATTATTTATGCCAATCCGTGCAAGATGGTGTCTCATATCAAGTATGCAGCCAGTGTTGGAGTGAATCTAACGACTTTCGACTCCAAGGACGAGATTGATAAGATCAAAAAATGGCACCCGAAATGCGAATTGCTGGTTCGTATCAAAGTTGATGACGAGAGTTCATGGCGTTCAATGGGTAATAAATTTGGCGCCTCCCTTGATGAGGTGGTTCCGCTGCTGCAACATGCTTACCAAGCAGGTCTGAAAGTGACCGGAGTCTCGTTCCATGTTGGAACAAAAGCATCAGAGGCGAAAGTCTACCGCGATGCGATTTCTGCAGCAAGGTATGTGTTTGATGCAGCTTCTGAACTAGAAATGCCTGAGATGCATATTCTTAACATTGGTGGAGGGTTCAAAGACAGTCCATTATTCGACGAGATAGGAAGAACCGTTAATGATTCCGTCCAGGAATATTTTCCGAATCAATCATCATCGCTGAAAGTGATTGCTGAACCTGGAAGATTCTTTGCAGAAACTGCATTTACAATGGTAACTAACGTTATTGGGAAAAGAGCAAGAGGGCGGCAAATTGAGTACTGGATCGATGATGGGACTCTCGGATCGTTTAATCTAGGAGCGTACGATCATTCCTCTATGATGTTCAAGCCATTACTGAGAAATGAAGATGGTGAAGCTCAACTATCAACTATCTTTGGACCGACCTGCAATTCGTTAGACATCGTGGCGAGTGAGTGTAAATTGCCTGAGCTGAAAGTTGGTGATGTGATTGTGTTCTATAATATGGGTGCATACACAACATCTGCTGCAAGTAAGTTCAATGGGTTTAACAGATTTGAAATGCCCACTTACCTTGTATATTCAACTCCAGATTGA